From the genome of Nakamurella flavida, one region includes:
- the fdhD gene encoding formate dehydrogenase accessory sulfurtransferase FdhD: protein MSRVTVRTPIRRYRDGAFTSRPDSVAGEEPLEIRLDGAPLSVTMRTPGADIDLVHGLLHAEGLITSANDVRSARYCNGTDEDGRNTYNVIDVELVNPAAVAPTARRFTTSSACGVCGSESVHAITHRMRHPLGAGPHLSPAQLSALPDELRTRQKAFERTGGLHAAALVRPDGTLGAVREDVGRHNAVDKIIGSSMLGGTFPLTDHALLTSSRASFELVQKALLAGIGMLVAVSAPSSLAVQLATDGGLTLVGFTSTAGFNVYSGQQRIEGATV from the coding sequence ATGAGCCGCGTCACCGTCCGCACCCCCATCCGTCGTTACCGCGACGGCGCCTTCACCTCCCGCCCCGATTCCGTGGCCGGTGAGGAGCCGTTGGAGATCCGGTTGGACGGGGCCCCGCTGAGCGTCACCATGCGCACCCCGGGCGCCGACATCGACCTCGTCCACGGTCTGCTGCACGCCGAGGGCCTGATCACGTCCGCGAACGACGTCCGTTCCGCGCGGTACTGCAACGGCACCGACGAGGACGGCCGCAACACCTACAACGTCATCGACGTGGAACTGGTGAACCCGGCGGCGGTGGCCCCGACGGCTCGCCGGTTCACCACCAGTTCCGCCTGCGGGGTCTGCGGTTCGGAGTCGGTGCACGCCATCACCCACCGCATGCGGCATCCGCTGGGTGCCGGGCCCCACCTGTCCCCCGCCCAGCTGAGCGCCCTGCCGGACGAGCTGCGCACGCGGCAGAAGGCGTTCGAGCGCACCGGCGGTCTGCACGCGGCCGCCCTGGTCCGGCCCGACGGCACCCTCGGCGCGGTGCGGGAGGACGTCGGCCGGCACAACGCGGTGGACAAGATCATCGGGTCGAGCATGCTCGGCGGCACCTTCCCGTTGACCGACCACGCCCTGCTGACGTCGTCACGGGCGTCGTTCGAGCTGGTGCAGAAGGCGCTGCTGGCCGGTATCGGCATGCTCGTCGCCGTGTCCGCGCCCTCCTCGCTGGCCGTGCAACTGGCCACCGACGGCGGCCTGACCCTCGTCGGGTTCACCTCGACCGCGGGGTTCAACGTCTACAGCGGGCAGCAGCGCATCGAGGGCGCCACCGTCTGA
- a CDS encoding glycoside hydrolase family 15 protein — protein sequence MWATSEDPDGAATRPVPPQRYADLRSYAAIGDGRTVALIGRDGAVDWLPIPDLDSPPAFAALLDAQDGGRIELAPALDAALLTVTRRYVPGTNVLETTWTTADGGVVRVTDALNTGIAGRLPWVELARRVDGVAGSVPMRWRVAPGTCLARATPWIYRTTHGDVLRVDSITMAVRTLGEMDPQVHDQQIDGRFTTAPGSRHLLGLVATESEPLHLSTPEQLDAGVDRTIVNWQAWAGEFGFDGPWSEAVLRSALALKLLIHSPHGSVAAAATTSLPERLAGGKNWDYRYAWIRDTAYTLNALFRFGLQEETHAAVSWLLRTMRRHGPDLSVFYSLSGDLPGGHEYPDVPGWRGVGPVVVGNAAADQLQLGVFGDLFDIVRLCVVNGNLLDAETGRLLAGIADRACDLWQRRDAGIWELEEEQHYTSSKLGCWQALTCAVQLAELGQIPGDPARWRDEAERIRTWVHEHCWNADVGAYVWYPGTDELDASMLLHAASGFDRGPRMSSTIDVLRARLGAGPLMYRYSGMDAEEGTFVACAFWTVSALAWVGRRDEARELMDQLVPMTNDVGILAEMIDARDGAFLGNLPQGLSHLALMQAAMALADDQPAADPA from the coding sequence GTGTGGGCGACGTCGGAGGATCCGGACGGGGCCGCCACCCGGCCCGTCCCGCCGCAGCGCTACGCCGATCTGCGGTCCTACGCCGCCATCGGTGACGGCCGCACGGTCGCCCTGATCGGACGCGACGGCGCGGTCGACTGGCTGCCCATTCCCGACCTGGACTCGCCGCCCGCCTTCGCGGCCCTGCTCGACGCCCAGGACGGGGGCCGCATCGAGCTGGCCCCGGCACTGGACGCGGCGCTGCTCACCGTGACCCGCCGGTACGTGCCGGGGACGAACGTCCTGGAGACCACCTGGACCACTGCGGACGGTGGCGTGGTGCGGGTGACCGATGCGCTCAACACCGGTATCGCCGGGCGGCTGCCGTGGGTGGAGCTGGCTCGCCGGGTCGACGGCGTGGCCGGGAGCGTGCCGATGCGCTGGCGGGTGGCGCCGGGGACCTGTCTGGCCCGGGCGACACCCTGGATCTACCGGACCACCCACGGCGACGTGCTGCGGGTCGACAGCATCACGATGGCCGTGCGCACCCTCGGCGAGATGGACCCGCAGGTGCACGACCAGCAGATCGACGGGCGGTTCACCACCGCACCCGGCAGCCGGCACCTGCTCGGTCTCGTCGCCACCGAGAGCGAACCGCTGCACCTGTCGACGCCGGAACAGCTGGACGCCGGGGTGGACCGGACCATCGTCAACTGGCAGGCCTGGGCCGGTGAGTTCGGTTTCGACGGGCCGTGGTCCGAGGCCGTGCTCCGCAGCGCACTGGCGCTCAAACTGCTCATCCACAGCCCGCACGGCTCGGTGGCCGCGGCAGCCACCACCTCCCTCCCGGAGCGGCTGGCCGGCGGCAAGAACTGGGACTACCGGTACGCCTGGATCCGGGACACCGCCTACACGCTGAACGCGCTGTTCCGGTTCGGCCTCCAGGAGGAGACCCATGCGGCAGTGAGCTGGCTGCTGCGGACCATGCGGCGCCACGGCCCGGACCTGTCGGTGTTCTACTCGCTGTCCGGCGACCTCCCCGGCGGGCACGAGTACCCGGACGTTCCGGGCTGGCGCGGTGTGGGGCCGGTGGTCGTCGGGAACGCCGCGGCCGACCAGCTGCAGCTCGGGGTGTTCGGGGACCTGTTCGACATCGTCCGGCTGTGCGTGGTCAACGGCAACCTGCTGGACGCCGAGACCGGCCGCCTGCTGGCCGGCATCGCGGACCGGGCCTGCGATCTGTGGCAGCGGCGCGACGCCGGCATCTGGGAGCTCGAGGAGGAGCAGCACTACACGTCGTCCAAGCTGGGCTGCTGGCAGGCGCTGACCTGCGCCGTCCAGCTGGCCGAGCTGGGTCAGATCCCCGGTGACCCGGCCCGGTGGCGTGACGAGGCCGAACGGATCCGCACGTGGGTGCACGAGCACTGCTGGAACGCCGATGTCGGCGCCTACGTCTGGTACCCGGGCACCGACGAGCTCGACGCCTCGATGCTGCTGCACGCGGCGAGCGGATTCGACCGGGGACCGCGGATGTCCAGCACCATCGACGTCCTGCGTGCCCGGCTGGGGGCGGGGCCGCTCATGTACCGCTACAGCGGGATGGACGCCGAGGAGGGCACCTTCGTCGCGTGCGCCTTCTGGACGGTGTCGGCCCTGGCCTGGGTCGGGCGGCGGGACGAGGCCCGCGAGCTGATGGACCAGCTCGTCCCGATGACCAACGACGTCGGCATCCTGGCCGAGATGATCGACGCCCGCGACGGGGCGTTCCTGGGCAACCTGCCGCAGGGGCTGTCCCACCTGGCCCTCATGCAGGCCGCGATGGCCCTGGCCGACGACCAGCCGGCCGCCGACCCCGCCTGA
- a CDS encoding isoprenyl transferase: MIGSRRTPAPSGTAASRTAGERPAAPTPHPSGAVPPALPADAVPAHVALVMDGNGRWARSRGLPRTEGHKRGEAALFDVVEGAIELGVTHLSAYAFSTENWKRSPDEVRFLMGFNRDVIRRRRDSMHELGVRVRWAGRRPRLWRSVITELEEAERMTAGNSVLTLTMCVNYGGRAEIADAARAIAIDAAAGRLRPDKVDERTVARYLDEPDMPDVDLFLRSSGEQRTSNFLLWQSAYAELVFLDTLFPDFDRRDLWRACEIYAARTRRFGGVLPGDPSPGDPRAGAATSPATEQGETTGSGRS, translated from the coding sequence GTGATCGGATCCCGTCGCACCCCCGCCCCGTCCGGCACCGCCGCTTCCCGCACGGCCGGCGAGCGTCCCGCCGCACCGACCCCGCACCCGAGTGGGGCCGTCCCGCCCGCCCTGCCCGCCGATGCGGTACCCGCGCACGTCGCCCTCGTCATGGACGGCAACGGCCGGTGGGCCCGCTCCCGTGGACTGCCGCGGACCGAGGGGCACAAGCGCGGCGAGGCCGCCCTGTTCGACGTGGTCGAGGGGGCCATCGAGCTGGGCGTCACCCATCTCTCGGCCTACGCGTTCTCCACCGAGAACTGGAAGCGCTCGCCCGACGAGGTGCGCTTCCTCATGGGCTTCAATCGCGACGTCATCCGCCGCCGCCGGGACTCCATGCACGAGCTGGGGGTCCGGGTGCGCTGGGCCGGCCGCCGGCCGCGGCTCTGGCGCAGCGTGATCACCGAGCTGGAGGAGGCCGAACGGATGACGGCCGGCAACTCGGTGCTCACCCTGACCATGTGCGTGAACTACGGCGGCCGGGCCGAGATCGCCGACGCCGCACGGGCCATCGCGATCGACGCGGCCGCCGGACGACTGCGCCCGGACAAGGTCGACGAGCGCACCGTGGCCCGCTACCTCGACGAGCCGGACATGCCCGATGTCGATCTGTTCCTGCGGTCCTCCGGTGAGCAGCGCACCAGCAACTTCCTGCTGTGGCAGTCCGCCTACGCCGAGCTCGTCTTCCTCGACACGCTCTTCCCGGACTTCGACCGCCGCGATCTGTGGCGGGCCTGCGAGATCTACGCCGCCAGGACCCGGCGCTTCGGCGGGGTGCTCCCCGGTGACCCGTCCCCCGGCGACCCCCGGGCCGGCGCGGCCACGTCCCCGGCCACCGAACAGGGCGAGACGACCGGGTCGGGGCGGTCGTGA
- a CDS encoding permease has protein sequence MNAPTRTAGPTPGGVPAPPRKGYRPGSLEIFGLVLVVAIVFRGPLATLLDRPAMQTWSTVFVAVVVQATPFLVLGVVVSGAIAAFVPARVFRRLMPEREALAVPVAGLCGVALPGCECGSVPIANRLMERGVPASAALAFLLSAPAVNPIVLVATAIAFPTEPGMVWARLIAGLLTAMVVGWIWQRIGRPDWMRPRPRFAEQESTGGWRVFLSTMLGDFAQAAGFLVVGAAAAAAFNVLARRWMDEHIASSIVLSILLMAALAFILALCSEADAFVAAAFSSIPVVGKLVFLTVGPAVDVKLVAMQAGTFGRRFTVRFAPLTFVVAIVIGTGVGLLFWGGRL, from the coding sequence GTGAACGCGCCCACCCGGACGGCCGGACCCACTCCCGGTGGCGTCCCGGCGCCTCCCCGCAAGGGGTACCGCCCCGGCTCGCTGGAGATCTTCGGCCTCGTGCTCGTCGTGGCCATCGTCTTCCGCGGGCCGCTGGCTACCCTGCTCGACCGGCCCGCCATGCAGACCTGGTCGACGGTGTTCGTGGCCGTCGTGGTCCAGGCGACCCCGTTCCTCGTGCTCGGGGTGGTGGTGTCCGGCGCGATCGCCGCGTTCGTGCCCGCCCGGGTCTTCCGCCGGTTGATGCCCGAGCGGGAGGCGCTCGCCGTCCCCGTCGCCGGGTTGTGCGGCGTGGCCCTGCCGGGCTGCGAGTGCGGGTCGGTGCCCATCGCCAACCGACTGATGGAACGGGGCGTGCCCGCGTCGGCGGCCCTGGCCTTCCTGCTGTCCGCACCCGCGGTCAACCCGATCGTGCTGGTGGCCACGGCCATCGCGTTCCCCACCGAACCGGGCATGGTCTGGGCCCGGCTGATCGCCGGCCTGCTCACCGCGATGGTGGTGGGCTGGATCTGGCAGCGCATCGGCCGGCCGGACTGGATGCGCCCGCGACCGCGGTTCGCCGAACAGGAGTCGACCGGCGGCTGGCGGGTGTTCCTCTCCACCATGCTCGGCGACTTCGCCCAGGCCGCCGGCTTCCTGGTCGTCGGCGCGGCCGCCGCCGCCGCGTTCAACGTGCTCGCCCGCCGGTGGATGGACGAGCACATCGCCTCGTCCATCGTGCTGTCGATCCTGCTCATGGCCGCGTTGGCGTTCATCCTGGCGCTGTGCTCGGAGGCCGACGCCTTCGTCGCGGCGGCGTTCTCGTCGATCCCCGTGGTCGGCAAGCTGGTCTTCCTCACCGTCGGCCCGGCCGTCGACGTGAAGCTGGTCGCCATGCAGGCGGGTACCTTCGGACGTCGGTTCACCGTGCGGTTCGCACCGTTGACCTTCGTCGTCGCCATCGTCATCGGGACGGGTGTGGGACTGCTGTTCTGGGGAGGACGACTGTGA
- a CDS encoding TIGR03943 family putative permease subunit: MTVPADTPLDPAPERAASPSRGGMNSETQSIVVAMLGGLLVAITLSGRFTSYVKPGFAPLLLVGGGILVVVGLLSLVMAVRAESRAHRAGADPDHQNHGDHGIRHDGQAVGHPGAGGTDAHGHDHAHSRAPWLMLVPVLVLLLVAPPALGADSVSRTARSQALSGVDLVAADTPVSQRATMGGAAARANGGTAATGTGAAGGGMAFAPLPDGTNPDLGLQQVVLRALYDPTQQLATTPVTVTGFIAPAGDGFSGGWSIARMVINCCAADANPMQIHLEGTAPAPENTWVSAVVTTVPGTGSAANNYVPTVTLVSLTTVLQPADPYEH; this comes from the coding sequence GTGACCGTGCCGGCCGACACCCCGCTCGACCCGGCCCCGGAGCGCGCGGCTTCGCCGTCGCGGGGCGGGATGAACTCCGAGACCCAGTCCATCGTGGTGGCCATGCTCGGTGGACTGCTCGTCGCGATCACCCTGTCGGGTCGGTTCACCTCCTACGTGAAGCCGGGCTTCGCGCCCCTGCTGCTCGTCGGTGGCGGCATCCTCGTGGTCGTCGGCCTGCTCAGCCTGGTCATGGCCGTGCGGGCGGAGTCCCGGGCGCACCGGGCGGGCGCAGACCCCGACCACCAGAACCATGGGGACCATGGGATTCGGCACGACGGCCAGGCCGTCGGCCACCCGGGTGCAGGCGGTACCGACGCCCACGGGCACGACCACGCCCACTCCCGGGCGCCCTGGCTGATGCTCGTCCCGGTGTTGGTGCTGCTCCTCGTCGCCCCGCCCGCGCTGGGCGCCGACTCGGTGAGCCGGACCGCACGATCCCAGGCGCTGTCCGGGGTCGACCTCGTCGCCGCGGACACGCCCGTCTCGCAGCGGGCCACGATGGGCGGTGCGGCCGCCCGGGCCAACGGCGGGACGGCGGCCACCGGGACCGGCGCCGCCGGGGGTGGCATGGCCTTCGCCCCGCTGCCGGACGGGACGAATCCCGACCTGGGCCTGCAGCAGGTGGTCCTGCGTGCGCTCTACGACCCGACCCAGCAACTCGCGACCACGCCCGTCACCGTCACGGGGTTCATCGCACCGGCCGGTGACGGATTCAGCGGCGGGTGGTCGATCGCCCGCATGGTCATCAACTGTTGCGCGGCCGACGCCAACCCCATGCAGATCCACCTCGAGGGAACCGCACCGGCCCCGGAGAACACCTGGGTGAGCGCCGTGGTCACCACGGTCCCCGGGACGGGCTCGGCGGCGAACAACTACGTCCCGACGGTCACCCTGGTCTCGCTGACGACCGTCCTGCAGCCCGCCGACCCCTACGAGCACTGA
- a CDS encoding GNAT family N-acetyltransferase, which produces MSSSPTVRPAGPQDAEAFAACHLACWKEAYADLWGADRFDGIDPERMARQRRKEITSGAARHYLAELDGEVIGIAIAGPNRDEGPAAEQELYAIYVRSAEQGSGVAGTLLAAALGDEPASLWVYRDNPRASAFYVHNGFIPDGGERTDSVGILEIRMVRR; this is translated from the coding sequence GTGAGCTCGTCCCCCACGGTGCGACCGGCCGGACCACAGGACGCCGAGGCGTTCGCCGCCTGCCATCTCGCCTGCTGGAAGGAGGCCTACGCCGATCTCTGGGGCGCCGACCGCTTCGACGGCATCGACCCGGAGCGCATGGCCCGCCAGCGGCGCAAGGAGATCACCTCGGGCGCCGCCCGGCACTACCTGGCCGAACTGGACGGCGAGGTCATCGGGATCGCCATCGCCGGCCCCAACCGGGACGAGGGCCCCGCCGCCGAGCAGGAGCTGTACGCCATCTACGTCCGCTCGGCCGAGCAGGGTTCGGGGGTGGCGGGCACGCTGCTGGCCGCCGCCCTCGGGGACGAGCCGGCCTCGCTGTGGGTCTACCGGGACAACCCCCGGGCCAGCGCGTTCTACGTGCACAACGGCTTCATCCCCGACGGCGGCGAGCGCACCGATTCGGTCGGCATCCTGGAGATCCGGATGGTCCGCCGCTGA
- the recO gene encoding DNA repair protein RecO: protein MTVYRDSAVVLRVTKLGEADRIVTLLTRRTGRVRAVAKGVRRTRSKFGGRLEPFSHVDLQLYEGRNLDIVTQAVALDSFGSVLAADYPRYTAATAIVEAAERMTAEEREPSLKLYLLLVGALRALSTTDREPSLVLDSFLLRAMVIAGWAPALRECARCGSPGPHAAFSIASGGLLCVACRSAGAAGATRPASSCVDLMAALAAGDWDRVDTSTGVHRREASGLIAALLQWHLERGLRSLPMVDRTAATPLGRPPAGPSDGTAAERPQPPRLDLAVPAAGPAPVDVSLPAGLFGPGTAEPLPEVAARS, encoded by the coding sequence GTGACCGTGTACCGCGACAGTGCTGTGGTGCTGCGGGTGACCAAGCTCGGCGAGGCCGACCGCATCGTCACCCTGCTCACCCGGCGCACCGGACGGGTCCGCGCGGTGGCCAAGGGGGTCCGCCGCACCCGCAGCAAGTTCGGCGGCCGGCTGGAGCCCTTCTCGCACGTCGATCTGCAGTTGTACGAGGGCCGCAACCTCGACATCGTCACCCAGGCCGTGGCCCTCGACAGCTTCGGCTCGGTGCTGGCCGCGGACTACCCGCGGTACACCGCCGCCACCGCGATCGTCGAGGCCGCCGAGCGGATGACCGCCGAGGAGCGGGAGCCCTCCCTCAAGCTGTACCTGCTGCTGGTCGGCGCCCTGCGCGCGTTGAGCACCACCGACCGGGAGCCCTCGCTGGTCCTGGACTCGTTCCTGTTGCGCGCCATGGTGATCGCCGGCTGGGCACCCGCCCTGCGGGAGTGCGCCCGCTGCGGGTCGCCGGGGCCGCACGCCGCCTTCTCCATCGCCTCCGGCGGCCTGCTCTGCGTGGCCTGCCGCAGTGCCGGGGCCGCCGGCGCCACCCGGCCGGCCTCGTCCTGCGTCGACCTGATGGCCGCCCTGGCCGCCGGCGACTGGGACCGGGTCGACACCTCGACCGGGGTGCACCGGCGCGAGGCGTCCGGCCTGATCGCCGCCCTGCTGCAGTGGCACCTGGAGCGGGGTTTGCGCTCCCTGCCGATGGTCGACCGCACCGCGGCCACGCCGTTGGGGCGTCCCCCGGCCGGCCCGTCGGACGGGACCGCGGCGGAGCGACCGCAGCCGCCCCGGCTCGACCTCGCCGTTCCCGCCGCCGGTCCCGCCCCGGTGGACGTCTCCCTCCCCGCCGGGCTGTTCGGCCCCGGCACCGCCGAACCCCTGCCCGAGGTGGCCGCCCGCTCGTGA
- a CDS encoding ankyrin repeat domain-containing protein: MTDTELAFLESVLDLARTGRTDELTHLLDAGVPVNLTSPAGDSLLMLAAYHVHPDTVRALLARGADTERVNDRGQTALTAAVFRNDPAVVTDLLAAGADPHGGTTTPVDTARVFGLDAMGRLLRPGS, translated from the coding sequence CTGACCGACACCGAACTCGCGTTCCTGGAGTCCGTGCTCGATCTGGCCCGCACGGGCCGCACCGACGAGCTAACCCACCTGCTGGACGCCGGCGTGCCGGTGAATCTGACCAGCCCGGCCGGCGACTCGCTGCTGATGCTCGCGGCGTACCACGTGCACCCGGACACCGTGCGGGCTCTGCTGGCCCGCGGCGCGGACACCGAGCGGGTCAACGACCGCGGCCAGACGGCGCTCACCGCCGCCGTCTTCCGGAACGACCCGGCCGTCGTCACCGATCTCCTCGCCGCCGGCGCCGACCCCCACGGTGGGACCACCACCCCCGTGGACACCGCCCGGGTGTTCGGTCTGGACGCCATGGGACGGCTGCTCCGCCCGGGCTCCTGA